One Mya arenaria isolate MELC-2E11 chromosome 7, ASM2691426v1 genomic window carries:
- the LOC128240484 gene encoding galactose-3-O-sulfotransferase 2-like yields MALFEEIVVLLKDIFTWKGHGCQTTLLRLLEDWMQRSPLSCCFRGVKKNMSTFLWQRAYQVIRSRLFLLFSIILLTGFLWVHFTGSRDELLPDERREYVVRPNVRAIKDVPPTNLSDDSLPTTYVSTTTGKNSVISGSFKNTIKLMSETRRSQTVSSACREQFDVSFLKVHKAGSTTVMNIFLRFAISHNLSIVLPHKSQGFGFNYLGYGKTVSRDTIVPLPRNETYNILCNHVVYNKEAFRSILPVDTMYVGILREPVSHFKSASLYYGFYNQLKKVIVDGRPAISEFLKETNMYKIGTYFVHNRMSYDLGIPPTKFNDNLFVHEYIRQLDQDYALMMIMERFAESLVLLRRTLCWTTKDILYVPLNAMKNKPSIHLTEEDVQHLSTWNKADFQLHDYFRSKFDETVQNQGQDLQDEVNSFTAIKDSVSKFCNDIRKLPSNSIAVKHVSTTRLSPGFDVTQNDCRLMTEDELPMMSRLIKKAWQHYNNSLSVS; encoded by the exons ATGGCGCTGTTCGAAGAGATTGTGGTGCTTTTGAaggatattttcacctg GAAGGGCCATGGATGCCAAACTACATTACTTCGACTGTTGGAGGACTGGATGCAG AGGTCGCCACTGTCTTGCTGCTTTCGGGGGGTCAAAAAAAACATGTCCACGTTTCTATGGCAACGTGCCTACCAGGTCATCAGAAGCAGATTGTTCTT ATTATTTTCCATAATTCTGCTGACGGGGTTTCTATGGGTACACTTCACCGGGTCACGTGACGAATTGCTGCCAGATGAACGACGGGAGTATGTTGTTCGTCCGAACGTACGGGCGATAAAAGATGTCCCGCCAACAAACCTATCCGATGATTCGTTACCTACAACCTATGTATCTACAACCACAGGAAAAAATTCAGTGATCAGTGgaagttttaaaaatactataaaattaATGTCGGAAACACGAAGATCCCAGACAGTGTCGAGTGCTTGTAGGGAACAATTTGATGTGAGTtttttaaaagtacataaaGCAGGAAGTACAACtgtaatgaacatatttttaagatttgccATTAGCCATAACCTCAGTATAGTGTTACCACACAAGTCTCAAGGATTCGGATTCAATTACCTTGGCTACGGCAAGACTGTGTCACGTGATACCATTGTACCGTTACCTCGCAACGAGACATATAACATCCTTTGTAATCACGTGGTGTACAATAAGGAGGCATTCCGATCAATTCTTCCAGTGGACACGATGTATGTGGGTATTCTGAGGGAACCCGTCAGCCATTTTAAATCGGCGTCCTTGTATTACGGATTTTACAATCAGTTGAAGAAGGTTATTGTCGATGGCAGACCTGCGATAAGTGAGTTTTTGAAGGAGACCAATATGTATAAGATTGGAACATATTTTGTCCATAACAGAATGTCTTATGATTTAGGTATACCCCCAACGAAGTTCAATGACAATTTGTTTGTACATGAATATATACGACAATTGGACCAAGATTATGcattgatgatgataatggaACGCTTTGCCGAGTCTTTAGTTTTGCTTAGACGGACACTTTGCTGGACGACCAAAGACATTTTGTATGTCCCATTAAATGCCATGAAAAACAAACCCAGCATACATCTAACCGAAGAGGATGTACAACACTTATCAACGTGGAACAAAGCTGACTTCCAACTTCACGACTATTTTCGGAGTAAATTTGATGAAACGGTACAAAATCAAGGCCAAGATTTGCAAGATGAGGTGAATAGTTTCACTGCTATCAAAGACAGCGTCAGCAAATTCTGCAATGATATTCGCAAGTTGCCTAGCAATAGTATAGCAGTAAAGCACGTGTCAACTACTCGCTTGAGTCCCGGTTTTGACGTCACCCAAAATGACTGTCGCTTGATGACGGAGGACGAACTTCCGATGATGAGCCGACTGATCAAGAAGGCGTGGCAACACTACAATAATTCATTAAGTGTTTCTTAA